One window of the uncultured Paludibaculum sp. genome contains the following:
- a CDS encoding branched-chain amino acid transaminase — translation MTPTEKIWHNGRFIRWDEAKIHVLSHVVSYGSSVFEGVRCYETQNGPAIFRLREHTRRLLDSARIYRVPVDFTLDQLVEAQIELVRVNKLRSCYVRPIILRGYGGVGVLPVNNPTEVYLACWEWGKYLGEDAMAQGVDVCISSWNRIAPNTLPTLAKAGANYMNSQLIRMEAHHNGYAEGIALDSEGRVSEGSGENIFVIRDGKIHTPPLGSSVLPGITRDTVVTLAQDLGLTIVETVIPREMLYIADEVFFTGTAAEVTPIRSVDRIQIGAGHRGPITEKIQRAFFDLVEGKAADKHGWLTPVPQPVEAK, via the coding sequence ATGACGCCTACAGAAAAAATATGGCACAACGGGCGCTTCATTCGCTGGGATGAAGCGAAGATTCACGTCCTATCACATGTCGTCAGCTACGGCAGCTCGGTCTTCGAGGGTGTACGTTGCTACGAGACTCAGAACGGACCTGCCATATTCCGACTTCGTGAGCACACCCGCAGACTATTGGATTCAGCCAGGATCTACAGGGTTCCAGTAGACTTCACACTGGACCAACTGGTGGAGGCTCAGATCGAGCTTGTACGCGTCAACAAGCTTCGTTCCTGCTATGTCCGTCCCATCATCCTGCGCGGCTACGGCGGCGTGGGGGTTTTGCCCGTCAACAATCCCACTGAAGTCTATCTGGCTTGTTGGGAATGGGGCAAGTACCTTGGCGAGGACGCCATGGCCCAAGGTGTGGATGTCTGCATCTCTTCATGGAATCGTATTGCGCCCAATACCTTGCCGACGCTTGCCAAGGCTGGGGCGAACTACATGAACTCGCAGTTGATCCGCATGGAGGCGCACCACAACGGCTATGCCGAAGGCATCGCGCTCGACAGCGAGGGCCGTGTCAGCGAGGGTTCGGGTGAGAACATCTTCGTGATCCGCGACGGCAAGATCCATACGCCGCCGTTGGGCTCCAGCGTGCTGCCTGGCATCACACGGGACACCGTCGTGACTCTTGCGCAGGATCTGGGCCTCACGATCGTGGAGACGGTCATCCCCCGCGAAATGCTCTACATCGCCGATGAAGTCTTCTTCACGGGCACGGCCGCCGAGGTCACGCCCATCCGCTCGGTGGACCGTATTCAGATCGGCGCGGGCCATCGCGGACCCATCACGGAGAAGATCCAACGGGCCTTCTTCGATCTCGTCGAAGGCAAGGCCGCGGACAAGCACGGGTGGCTCACACCGGTGCCCCAGCCCGTGGAAGCGAAGTAA
- a CDS encoding PadR family transcriptional regulator, which translates to MESPKPQNRTDIPQGSLALMVLKTLDVLGPLHGYGISRRISQISGELLFVNQGTLYPLLLKLEQEGAITSAWGTSENNRKARYYAVTAVGRRQLQAETEHWDQTAAIISRFCKVTAEDLS; encoded by the coding sequence ATGGAGAGCCCGAAACCACAAAACCGAACGGACATCCCGCAAGGCAGCCTCGCCCTGATGGTCCTCAAGACGCTCGACGTCCTGGGCCCACTTCACGGCTATGGCATCTCTCGACGCATCAGCCAGATCAGCGGCGAACTGCTCTTCGTCAACCAGGGGACTCTCTATCCCTTACTCCTGAAACTCGAGCAGGAGGGAGCGATCACCTCCGCTTGGGGCACGTCGGAGAACAACCGGAAAGCCCGCTACTACGCGGTCACCGCCGTGGGACGCCGGCAGCTTCAGGCGGAGACCGAACACTGGGACCAGACGGCGGCGATCATTAGCCGCTTCTGCAAGGTGACGGCGGAGGACCTGTCATGA
- a CDS encoding HAD family phosphatase: protein MHSQIEAILFDFDGVLADTEPLHWACWNEALQTLGVSISWEAYSENCIGISDRAFLEALGRVSIPPRPLDELWPTYPLKKKLFAERATNGNLISAEMKALLKDLRPMPLAVVTSSATSEISAILKAENILDLFQATVYGDEVTNLKPHPEPYLTAMQRLGVSKALVLEDSGPGIASGKAAGCEVIEVKRSSDVPQLLRARLNGQLK from the coding sequence ATGCATTCACAAATAGAAGCTATCCTCTTCGATTTCGATGGGGTTTTAGCTGACACAGAGCCGCTCCATTGGGCATGCTGGAACGAAGCTCTACAGACACTGGGCGTGTCCATCTCTTGGGAGGCCTATAGCGAGAACTGCATCGGGATTTCGGACCGTGCGTTTCTAGAAGCCCTGGGTCGAGTCTCTATTCCGCCTCGACCATTGGATGAACTATGGCCGACTTATCCATTGAAAAAGAAGCTATTTGCAGAGCGGGCAACGAACGGAAATCTGATTTCCGCCGAGATGAAGGCACTGCTCAAGGATCTTCGCCCAATGCCGCTTGCGGTCGTAACCTCCAGTGCTACTTCAGAAATCAGCGCTATCTTGAAGGCAGAAAATATCTTAGATCTGTTCCAGGCGACGGTATACGGTGACGAGGTGACCAACCTTAAACCACACCCTGAACCCTACCTCACCGCCATGCAGCGTCTGGGCGTGAGCAAGGCACTGGTATTGGAGGACTCCGGACCGGGCATCGCCAGCGGCAAGGCAGCCGGGTGCGAAGTAATTGAAGTGAAGCGCTCCAGCGACGTACCGCAGTTGCTGCGCGCCCGACTGAACGGCCAGCTAAAGTAG
- a CDS encoding amidohydrolase family protein gives MKCSGIDPIRAAAVEVTGDGILQSVEEFVRPPEGLNYLTPGFVDLQVNGFAGVDYCSPTASMEEIDRSLDRIFSTGTTRLFPTVITGGREDMLGAIRNLAKARRTLKHGRALEGFHIEGPHISPHEGPRGAHPVGQVRPPDTGEFERWQDAAEGHIRLVTVSPEWPEAPRYVEHLVSHGVVASIGHLDATHEQIDAAVRAGATISTHLGNGSHGLLKRHPNYLWDQLADDRLAATLIVDGIHLDASFLKVALRSKGLERAVLITDAVMPTLCPPGPYMLGEVEVELHPEGKVTLRGDVNRLAGSVLRMDVGVGNLMRLCGLSLAEALTLATRNPARVGRIPLRQRGLQPGERADVVEFTFDKAAKSITVLRTWLDGELVYSA, from the coding sequence ATGAAATGTTCCGGCATTGATCCCATCCGCGCCGCTGCCGTCGAAGTGACGGGCGACGGCATCCTCCAGAGCGTCGAGGAGTTCGTCCGCCCGCCCGAGGGGTTGAACTACCTGACGCCCGGCTTCGTCGACCTCCAGGTGAACGGCTTCGCGGGCGTCGACTACTGTTCGCCCACCGCCTCAATGGAAGAGATTGACCGGTCGTTGGACCGGATCTTCTCCACCGGTACGACGCGCCTGTTCCCCACCGTGATCACCGGGGGACGCGAGGACATGCTGGGCGCCATCCGGAATCTGGCGAAAGCCCGCCGCACGCTGAAGCATGGCCGGGCGCTGGAAGGCTTCCATATTGAAGGGCCTCACATCTCTCCGCACGAAGGACCGCGCGGTGCCCATCCCGTGGGCCAGGTGAGGCCGCCGGATACCGGGGAGTTCGAGCGGTGGCAGGATGCGGCGGAAGGGCACATCCGGCTGGTGACGGTTTCGCCGGAGTGGCCGGAGGCTCCGCGCTACGTTGAACACCTCGTAAGCCACGGCGTCGTGGCAAGCATTGGGCACCTGGATGCAACGCACGAGCAGATCGACGCCGCGGTCCGCGCTGGCGCCACCATTTCCACGCACCTTGGCAACGGCAGTCACGGGCTGTTGAAGCGCCATCCGAACTACCTTTGGGATCAACTGGCGGACGACCGGTTGGCTGCCACGCTCATCGTCGATGGCATCCATCTGGACGCGTCCTTCCTAAAGGTGGCACTGCGCTCGAAGGGCCTGGAGCGGGCTGTGCTCATCACCGACGCCGTCATGCCCACGCTGTGCCCGCCCGGGCCCTACATGCTTGGAGAGGTGGAAGTCGAATTGCACCCCGAGGGCAAGGTGACGCTGCGGGGCGACGTGAACCGCTTGGCCGGCAGCGTCCTGCGCATGGATGTGGGCGTCGGCAACCTCATGCGACTCTGCGGGCTGAGCCTGGCCGAAGCGCTGACCTTGGCCACACGCAACCCGGCTCGCGTAGGCCGGATTCCCCTTCGCCAGCGAGGTCTGCAGCCAGGCGAACGGGCCGATGTTGTTGAGTTCACTTTTGACAAGGCCGCCAAATCCATCACAGTCCTCAGGACCTGGCTCGACGGAGAACTGGTCTATTCCGCATGA
- a CDS encoding homogentisate 1,2-dioxygenase, whose protein sequence is MYPLKKGKVAHQAHVGIPEGTFEEEHGRKGFYGKTAHLYHAHPPTGWVRFEGSLRPHKFDLNALAPTDQTDPRGTPLPFLGNADVRLSVSRRSAPMPFYCRNADWDELWFVHRGQGTVETDFGPLAFERGDYLVLPRAVTYRVVPESSDNFFLLVESKGEFEQPEKGLIGQHALYDPGVIVVPEPDPQLDDNREWEVRILADGEYSSVFYPWNPMDVVGWKGDLTAWKINLRDIRPVMSHRGHLPPSVHTTFLTSGAVVCSFVPRPLEEDADAQRVPFFHRNTDYDEFLFYHDGDFFSRDNIRAGMATLHPRGIHHGPHPKALANQRKKTHTDEYAVMLDGLNPIRVLEGGRAAEDPEYWCSWQG, encoded by the coding sequence ATGTACCCACTCAAGAAGGGCAAAGTCGCCCACCAGGCGCACGTCGGCATCCCCGAAGGGACCTTCGAAGAAGAGCACGGCCGGAAGGGCTTCTACGGCAAGACCGCCCACCTCTACCATGCCCATCCACCCACCGGTTGGGTTCGTTTCGAGGGCTCGCTGCGGCCCCATAAGTTCGACCTGAACGCGCTGGCGCCCACCGACCAGACGGACCCGCGCGGGACGCCGCTGCCGTTCCTGGGTAATGCGGACGTCCGCCTCTCGGTGTCGCGCCGCTCGGCGCCCATGCCGTTCTATTGCCGCAACGCCGACTGGGACGAGCTCTGGTTCGTCCACCGGGGGCAGGGCACTGTCGAAACCGACTTCGGCCCCCTCGCCTTTGAACGTGGCGACTACCTGGTGCTGCCCCGTGCGGTCACCTATCGCGTTGTGCCCGAATCCAGCGACAACTTCTTCCTGCTGGTGGAGTCCAAGGGCGAATTCGAGCAGCCAGAGAAGGGGCTGATCGGCCAGCATGCGCTTTACGATCCCGGAGTAATCGTCGTGCCCGAGCCCGATCCGCAACTCGACGACAACCGCGAGTGGGAAGTGCGCATCCTAGCCGACGGCGAGTACTCCAGCGTCTTCTATCCCTGGAACCCCATGGACGTGGTGGGCTGGAAGGGCGATCTCACGGCGTGGAAGATCAACCTACGCGACATCCGGCCGGTGATGAGCCATCGGGGCCACCTGCCGCCCAGCGTCCACACCACTTTCCTGACCAGCGGAGCCGTCGTCTGCAGCTTTGTGCCTCGACCGCTCGAGGAGGACGCGGACGCGCAACGCGTCCCGTTCTTCCATCGCAACACGGACTATGACGAGTTCCTCTTCTATCACGACGGCGACTTCTTCTCGCGCGACAACATCCGCGCCGGGATGGCCACGCTGCATCCGCGCGGCATTCACCACGGCCCGCATCCCAAGGCACTGGCGAATCAGCGGAAGAAGACGCACACGGACGAGTACGCCGTCATGCTGGACGGTTTGAACCCGATTCGCGTGCTGGAGGGTGGACGCGCGGCGGAGGACCCGGAGTACTGGTGCAGTTGGCAGGGATAG
- a CDS encoding ADOP family duplicated permease produces the protein MRPLRRWLARVAGFLAARRREQRLRQEFEAHLEASTEDYIQSGLSPAEARRQARIDFGPVESIKESYRDQFGLPAVSGIGSDVVFGWRQLKKHPMASAVAILSLALAAGATTTAFRLVDALFLRNLPVSEPNRLFYLETTYIDREGRPDTMDDFDYPTFRRYRETLKNRADVMVVGMSARQDLLFGADQDAERVWRQFVSGNFFPVLGLKPAAGRLLMPNDDRAPGANPVAVISYDYWTRHFSRDPKAVGSTFRLSGGQYEVVGVAPEGFTGTEPGEVTDLFVPATMNVQALNSPGWSWFRTWLRPLPGITVEQIRQPLQQVFSEEQKERIKTLHTSTPRRVVDNMLNQRILVQPAGAGASHLQKEYRQPLLILSGLVLLVLLVACANVASVLTAQAEARAREMALRVSIGAGRGRLLQLLLVESLMIAMAAAGLGMLFAAWGAPAVTGMLRVPADPVRMVLETGWRELVFSLALALLVTVLFGLAPALRASTTDPIGALKGIRATQSRRPLMNTLLASQAAFSVLVLFIAGLFVSTFQSLSSRPIGFSPKHVLVLGTSAANRPDWSAIAARIREMPGVTSATAAGWPLLSGNHWTATVRLPSRADDPKPPYFLGVTPGFFETMRIGMVSGRDFRPGDESPRVDEQGQIVAGTGIVNEMFARVYFNGGSAAGRVVHMLQGKDKLVPLEILGVVRDAAYGDLREAIRPTVFVPIGSRANATLLVRTAVDPLMLAPSLRRAVGAAQSGLHVRQVELQENFVRWHLMRERLLASLSGFFALVALILAAIGLYGVLNSSVTLQRREIGIRIALGAQSGEVVKSVTIGAAWMLTLGGIAGLLAGVASSRLVEKLLFNVKGTDPAAVAVPILVLAATAAVAGLPPALRAVRTDPAETLRSE, from the coding sequence ATGAGGCCGCTCCGCCGCTGGCTCGCCCGTGTCGCCGGATTCCTCGCCGCGCGCCGCCGGGAACAACGCCTGCGACAGGAGTTCGAAGCCCACCTCGAGGCCTCCACCGAGGACTACATCCAGAGCGGCCTGTCGCCCGCCGAAGCCCGCCGCCAGGCCCGAATCGACTTCGGCCCGGTTGAGTCGATAAAGGAATCCTACCGGGACCAGTTCGGACTCCCTGCGGTTTCCGGCATTGGGTCGGACGTCGTTTTCGGCTGGCGGCAGTTGAAGAAACACCCGATGGCCAGTGCGGTGGCGATCCTGTCCCTGGCGCTCGCTGCTGGGGCGACAACCACGGCCTTTCGTCTGGTGGACGCGCTCTTTCTCCGTAACTTGCCAGTGTCCGAACCGAACCGGCTCTTCTACCTGGAGACCACCTATATTGACCGGGAGGGCCGTCCCGACACGATGGACGATTTCGACTACCCGACCTTCCGTCGCTACCGGGAAACCCTGAAGAATCGCGCGGATGTCATGGTGGTCGGGATGAGCGCCCGCCAGGACCTGCTCTTCGGCGCGGACCAGGACGCGGAGAGAGTCTGGCGCCAGTTTGTCTCGGGCAATTTCTTCCCCGTGTTGGGGCTGAAACCCGCGGCGGGCCGGTTGCTGATGCCGAACGACGATCGAGCCCCGGGCGCAAACCCGGTGGCCGTGATCTCCTACGACTACTGGACCCGCCACTTCTCGCGCGATCCGAAAGCCGTAGGCAGCACCTTCCGCCTGTCCGGTGGGCAATACGAAGTCGTCGGGGTCGCGCCGGAGGGCTTTACGGGCACTGAGCCCGGCGAAGTCACCGACCTCTTCGTACCCGCGACCATGAACGTGCAGGCCTTGAACAGTCCCGGTTGGAGCTGGTTCCGAACCTGGCTCCGTCCGCTGCCGGGCATCACCGTGGAGCAAATCAGGCAGCCGCTGCAACAGGTCTTTTCCGAGGAGCAGAAGGAACGCATCAAGACGCTGCACACCAGCACGCCACGGCGCGTGGTCGACAACATGCTGAATCAGCGGATCCTCGTGCAGCCCGCCGGCGCCGGCGCGTCGCATCTGCAAAAAGAATACCGGCAGCCGCTCCTCATCCTCAGTGGACTGGTGTTGCTGGTCTTGCTGGTGGCGTGCGCCAACGTAGCGAGCGTGCTGACGGCGCAGGCCGAAGCCCGGGCCAGGGAAATGGCGTTGCGGGTTTCCATCGGCGCCGGCCGCGGCCGCTTGCTGCAACTGCTGCTCGTCGAGAGTCTGATGATCGCCATGGCCGCGGCCGGCCTGGGGATGCTCTTCGCTGCCTGGGGCGCTCCGGCGGTCACCGGCATGCTGCGCGTACCGGCGGATCCCGTCCGCATGGTGCTCGAGACCGGTTGGCGCGAGCTGGTGTTCAGTCTGGCGCTGGCGTTACTCGTGACCGTATTGTTCGGACTCGCGCCGGCCTTGCGGGCGTCTACGACCGATCCGATCGGAGCGCTGAAAGGCATCCGCGCCACGCAATCGCGCCGCCCGTTGATGAACACACTGCTGGCCTCCCAGGCGGCGTTCAGCGTGTTGGTATTGTTCATCGCGGGGCTCTTTGTATCCACCTTCCAAAGCCTGTCGAGCCGGCCCATCGGCTTTTCGCCGAAGCATGTCCTGGTGCTCGGCACCAGCGCCGCCAATCGGCCTGACTGGTCCGCGATCGCCGCGAGGATTCGGGAAATGCCGGGCGTGACCTCGGCCACCGCCGCGGGCTGGCCGCTGTTGTCGGGCAACCACTGGACGGCGACCGTGCGCCTGCCGAGCCGTGCCGACGACCCGAAGCCGCCTTACTTCCTGGGGGTTACTCCTGGTTTCTTCGAAACCATGCGGATTGGCATGGTCAGCGGCCGGGACTTCCGTCCAGGCGACGAATCACCTCGGGTGGACGAGCAAGGTCAGATAGTGGCGGGGACGGGCATTGTGAACGAGATGTTTGCCCGAGTCTATTTCAACGGGGGCAGCGCGGCCGGCCGGGTGGTCCATATGCTGCAAGGCAAGGACAAGCTGGTGCCGTTGGAGATCCTTGGCGTGGTGCGGGACGCAGCGTATGGTGACCTCCGGGAAGCAATCCGGCCGACGGTCTTCGTCCCGATTGGCAGTCGTGCGAACGCGACGCTTCTGGTGCGGACGGCCGTTGACCCGTTGATGCTAGCGCCCAGTTTGCGGCGAGCGGTGGGAGCGGCCCAATCCGGGCTCCACGTCCGGCAGGTCGAACTCCAGGAGAACTTCGTCCGCTGGCACCTGATGCGTGAGAGGCTGCTGGCCAGCCTGTCGGGTTTCTTCGCGTTGGTGGCGCTGATCCTGGCGGCCATCGGCCTCTACGGCGTCCTGAACTCCTCGGTAACGTTGCAACGCCGCGAGATTGGGATCCGGATCGCGTTGGGTGCCCAGTCGGGCGAAGTGGTGAAATCGGTTACGATCGGGGCCGCGTGGATGTTGACGCTCGGGGGAATCGCCGGGCTCCTGGCCGGTGTGGCAAGTTCGCGGCTTGTCGAGAAGCTGCTGTTCAACGTGAAAGGAACGGATCCAGCCGCTGTCGCGGTCCCGATCCTCGTCTTGGCTGCAACCGCGGCGGTAGCCGGATTGCCTCCGGCCCTCCGTGCCGTGAGAACCGATCCGGCCGAAACCCTACGGAGTGAGTAG
- a CDS encoding M48 family metalloprotease, which translates to MRRRLIVVSLLTAVALLAAGQKKMPKPSWPNFFSKEQDVEMGREYAQQIEQQMTVVQNKELTDYVNRIGERLVKQGGLDNYPYFFKVVQEPSINAFALPGGPMFVHTGLLKAADNEAQVAGVLAHELAHVVLRHGTHQASKAQLIQIPAMLAGAVAGGTLTGQLAQLGIGLGANSLLLKFSRGAESDADLLGSYTMAKAGYNPIELARFFEKLEAQTGKAGNSKLSQFMSDHPNPGNRVQAIEGQLPYMARGPYDAHVGDLKKMQAIVDGLPAAPKKPAKGQGTQAQGGTPAQLPNAQKPAEVPISSTTKSTQTSGMSISYPSNWQETSDQGSLTVAPAEGRVQSFIGYGVMVNIAQAPSGQKVNLEQDTQKLLQGMAQQNSGMKVVEQAQQVTIGGSKALVTKLASDSPYAGTKETDVVVTIDRGTALYYLIFVAPEPDYAKLEPVFQQMTRSIRFQ; encoded by the coding sequence ATGCGTAGACGTTTGATTGTTGTTTCCCTGCTCACTGCGGTGGCCCTGCTGGCCGCCGGCCAGAAGAAGATGCCCAAGCCAAGCTGGCCGAACTTCTTCAGCAAAGAGCAGGACGTCGAGATGGGCCGCGAATACGCCCAGCAGATTGAGCAGCAGATGACGGTGGTGCAGAACAAGGAACTCACCGACTACGTCAACAGGATCGGCGAACGCCTGGTGAAACAGGGCGGGCTGGACAATTACCCCTACTTCTTCAAAGTGGTACAAGAGCCCAGCATCAACGCCTTCGCCCTGCCTGGTGGCCCCATGTTCGTCCACACGGGACTGCTCAAAGCGGCCGACAATGAAGCACAAGTCGCGGGTGTGCTAGCCCACGAACTCGCTCACGTGGTGTTGCGCCATGGCACCCATCAGGCCTCCAAGGCTCAGCTTATTCAGATTCCCGCCATGCTGGCCGGAGCCGTGGCGGGCGGTACCCTCACCGGACAACTGGCCCAACTCGGTATCGGCCTGGGCGCCAACTCACTACTGTTGAAGTTCTCCCGCGGCGCGGAAAGTGATGCCGATCTGCTGGGCTCCTACACCATGGCCAAGGCCGGGTACAATCCCATCGAACTGGCGCGCTTCTTCGAGAAACTCGAAGCCCAGACAGGCAAGGCCGGCAACAGTAAGCTGTCGCAGTTCATGTCCGACCACCCGAATCCCGGCAATCGTGTCCAGGCGATCGAGGGGCAGCTTCCGTACATGGCCCGCGGACCATACGACGCCCACGTCGGAGATTTGAAGAAGATGCAAGCCATCGTGGACGGCTTGCCGGCCGCTCCCAAGAAGCCCGCCAAGGGGCAGGGAACTCAGGCCCAGGGCGGCACCCCCGCCCAACTACCGAACGCCCAGAAGCCGGCCGAGGTGCCCATCTCGTCCACAACGAAATCGACGCAGACCAGCGGCATGTCCATCTCCTATCCCTCCAACTGGCAGGAGACCAGCGATCAAGGGTCGTTGACCGTCGCTCCGGCGGAAGGGCGGGTCCAATCCTTTATTGGCTATGGGGTCATGGTGAACATAGCCCAGGCACCCTCGGGTCAGAAAGTAAATCTTGAACAAGATACGCAGAAGTTATTGCAAGGTATGGCACAACAGAATTCCGGCATGAAGGTAGTCGAGCAGGCCCAGCAGGTCACCATTGGCGGATCGAAGGCTCTGGTCACCAAGCTGGCCTCCGACTCGCCGTACGCCGGCACCAAGGAAACCGATGTCGTGGTTACCATAGACCGTGGGACTGCCTTGTACTACCTCATATTCGTGGCGCCGGAGCCCGACTACGCGAAGCTGGAGCCCGTGTTTCAGCAGATGACACGGTCGATCCGCTTCCAGTAG
- a CDS encoding ATP-binding protein, whose protein sequence is MNEPGQQFRRSKYRTLIGVLSCALLVAGCGGAGPRKSLTVVYGSAPPMIGVDAGGKPTGFAVEMLREAARRERIDLVWKPGGSRATNDEGLAKGTLDLILTGFSTPERRAKFFVSSPWWSTEIVILTPASTNIRTPEDLKGRNLAIPSGGLPNLVTVFPQSQLKPANSAVNAADAACRGDVDAAIIASIFIRDLLYAGNSDCRGVSLRTIDTKLQWEYALVARREVAPEVQAIRDRFDEMTSDGTMAALAASYPVISSRYAARMAAAMRDRYYITIQRILIAAAAVIVLLAGIAIFRLNISRRRLKVANQALQHDLEMRARAETALRDSESRFRALFEHAPQAIAAFGRSGTTLFANPRAAAIFGRSSEELLATRFDHLFPERCRQVMPKLASGTVPARELSGLCVLRPDGTEVPVELSAAPIRMNDEELTLVFLSDITERLSLEAQLRQAQKLESIGQLAGGVAHDFNNLLTVIGGNLDLARLSIESNDSPDSYLDQIARAATRATSLTRQLLSFARRQNVKPANMNVHDVLRDVAKMLRRLIGEDVSLEMIFEARKPLIFADPGQFEQVVVNLAINARDAMPGGGRLVIRVSDFHLKGGELRELAGQPVGDYVLVAVSDTGEGMSPEVKTRIFEPFFTTKEVGKGTGLGLSTVYGIVKQCGGSISVYSEPGQGTSFKILFPALETLAEEDAQPAPSGRVLTGTETILVAEDDEAVRKFVSSILQLHGYHVLQTSDPNEALEVARKAEGSIHLLLTDVVMPYMSGVELRGRFGELHPGVPVLLMSGYSARLRTQPLNAPSIEKPFTAAALLTHIRGLLDGVAEPGS, encoded by the coding sequence GTGAATGAACCTGGGCAGCAATTCCGTCGTTCGAAATATCGCACTCTGATCGGTGTTCTCTCCTGCGCTCTGCTGGTCGCGGGTTGCGGAGGTGCGGGTCCACGGAAGTCGCTGACCGTGGTCTATGGCAGCGCGCCGCCCATGATTGGCGTCGATGCGGGCGGCAAACCGACCGGATTTGCCGTTGAGATGCTGCGAGAGGCAGCCCGGCGTGAGCGGATCGATCTCGTTTGGAAGCCAGGCGGATCGAGGGCGACGAACGACGAAGGACTGGCGAAGGGGACGCTCGACCTGATCCTTACCGGCTTCAGCACACCAGAGCGCCGTGCGAAGTTCTTTGTGTCCTCGCCCTGGTGGTCGACCGAGATAGTCATCCTGACGCCAGCCTCAACCAACATCCGCACGCCCGAAGATCTCAAGGGCCGGAACCTGGCCATTCCCTCCGGCGGACTGCCAAACCTGGTCACGGTGTTTCCGCAGTCGCAGCTCAAGCCCGCGAATTCGGCGGTGAATGCGGCGGACGCAGCCTGCCGAGGCGATGTAGATGCGGCGATTATCGCCAGTATCTTCATCCGCGATCTACTCTATGCGGGCAATTCCGACTGCCGCGGTGTCAGCCTTCGGACGATCGATACGAAGCTCCAGTGGGAGTATGCGCTGGTGGCGCGGCGTGAGGTCGCACCGGAAGTGCAGGCCATTCGGGACCGCTTTGACGAAATGACGTCGGACGGCACGATGGCGGCACTGGCGGCCAGCTACCCGGTGATCTCCAGTCGCTACGCGGCGCGCATGGCGGCGGCAATGCGCGATCGCTACTACATCACCATCCAGAGAATTCTGATCGCGGCGGCGGCCGTCATTGTTCTGCTCGCAGGCATCGCCATCTTCCGGTTGAACATCTCGCGACGCAGATTGAAAGTAGCCAACCAAGCCTTGCAGCACGACCTGGAGATGCGGGCACGAGCGGAGACGGCTCTGCGGGACAGCGAGTCGAGGTTTCGCGCTCTATTCGAGCACGCTCCGCAGGCCATCGCGGCATTCGGCCGGTCGGGCACCACTCTGTTTGCGAATCCTCGGGCGGCCGCGATCTTCGGGCGCTCTAGCGAGGAATTGCTGGCGACCCGCTTTGACCATCTGTTTCCCGAACGATGCCGTCAGGTGATGCCGAAACTCGCCAGCGGCACCGTACCGGCTCGCGAACTGAGCGGCCTCTGCGTCCTTAGGCCTGACGGGACGGAGGTGCCGGTCGAGTTGTCGGCGGCGCCCATCCGCATGAATGACGAGGAACTGACGCTGGTCTTCCTGTCGGATATCACCGAGCGGTTGTCGCTGGAGGCGCAACTAAGGCAGGCACAGAAACTGGAGAGCATCGGCCAACTGGCAGGCGGCGTGGCGCACGACTTCAATAACCTGCTCACGGTAATTGGCGGCAATCTCGATCTCGCCCGGCTGTCGATTGAATCGAACGACTCCCCCGATTCGTACCTGGACCAGATCGCACGAGCTGCCACCCGCGCGACCTCGCTCACCCGGCAACTGCTTTCGTTCGCCCGACGGCAGAATGTGAAGCCGGCGAACATGAACGTCCACGACGTGCTGCGCGATGTGGCGAAGATGCTACGCCGGCTGATCGGCGAAGACGTTTCGCTGGAGATGATCTTCGAGGCACGAAAGCCATTGATCTTCGCGGACCCCGGGCAGTTTGAACAGGTCGTCGTGAACCTGGCCATCAACGCCCGCGATGCCATGCCCGGCGGCGGCCGCCTGGTCATCAGAGTCTCGGACTTCCACTTGAAGGGTGGCGAGTTGCGCGAACTGGCTGGACAGCCGGTGGGCGACTACGTCCTGGTGGCCGTCAGCGACACAGGCGAGGGCATGTCCCCAGAGGTGAAGACGCGTATCTTCGAACCGTTCTTCACCACCAAAGAGGTGGGCAAAGGCACGGGGTTGGGCCTGTCTACGGTCTATGGCATTGTGAAGCAGTGCGGCGGCTCCATCTCGGTATACAGCGAGCCGGGGCAAGGTACTTCGTTTAAGATCCTCTTCCCTGCTCTGGAGACCCTGGCCGAAGAGGATGCACAACCCGCCCCCTCAGGCCGTGTCCTCACGGGCACCGAGACCATCCTGGTGGCCGAGGACGACGAAGCGGTCCGGAAATTCGTCAGCAGCATCCTCCAGCTGCACGGCTACCATGTGCTGCAGACGTCCGATCCCAATGAAGCCCTGGAGGTGGCGAGGAAAGCCGAAGGGTCCATTCACCTCCTGTTGACGGATGTGGTGATGCCCTACATGAGCGGAGTGGAACTGCGCGGCCGGTTCGGCGAACTGCACCCCGGCGTGCCGGTATTGCTGATGTCCGGCTACTCGGCGCGCCTGCGCACTCAACCGCTGAATGCTCCATCCATCGAAAAGCCCTTCACGGCGGCTGCCCTGCTCACACACATCCGCGGCCTGCTGGACGGCGTGGCCGAACCCGGTTCCTGA